In one Culex quinquefasciatus strain JHB chromosome 2, VPISU_Cqui_1.0_pri_paternal, whole genome shotgun sequence genomic region, the following are encoded:
- the LOC6043651 gene encoding SET and MYND domain-containing protein 4: MAYERNGVGAGMKALMDEMPNSLHADVTKYRDFALLRQAALLDVPERTKCDRRAAQLRQEGNRLYLERLYGDALERYNESICFAERDSDQLGMGFANRSAIYCEQGEFEYALANIALAKAHHYPEKLMPKLLAREQSCRAKLDAGQSKGTVPNPRMDVNVNANPKIPFVADGVGMKLYKQFGRGLIAERDFQVGDIILDEKPTLVTNALGYRYTNCANCSTGFNHSLLPCPGCVSYMYCSEECLQRDKRFVHRFECGMAEKLRNAMFCSTIIGPKLFFYGLTLFDDDLQAMMDYCHGETAHGLGNPFDMDFRTKDQLDQFKVLHKAGVHHITILDQVRRVSAAVFYVLFTEHSPLLKRLVTTQAQRDFVLNCFLDYTRKCGALLLDSTESSTVSLVGSIVNHSCDPNAVLTIHGGHIKLAVLRSIAKGEQILASYGPTWWQPKPDYESCYKCKCVVCTKPSWSIKQGTLPPAAVQHDRLITTISCSPEANFADRLNVMQQFLNRYAAFHADVAYGEVLKLYNLMLKGMIQLDLTTGERAKVAASLK; the protein is encoded by the exons ATGGCCTACGAGCGGAACGGCGTCGGCGCCGGAATGAAAGCGCTGATGGACGAAATGCCGAACTCCCTGCACGCCGATGTCACCAAGTACCGAGACTTTGCGCTGCTTCGGCAGGCCGCCCTGCTGGACGTTCCGGAGCGGACCAAATGTGACCGCCGGGCCGCTCAGCTGCGCCAGGAAGGGAATCGTCTCTACCTGGAGAGGCTGTACGGTGACGCACTGGAGCGGTACAACGAAAGCATCTGCTTCGCGGAACGCGACTCCGACCAGCTGGGAATGGGATTCGCGAATCG GTCCGCCATCTACTGCGAGCAGGGCGAGTTCGAGTACGCGCTGGCCAACATTGCCCTGGCGAAGGCGCACCACTATCCGGAGAAGTTGATGCCGAAGCTGCTGGCCAGGGAGCAAAGCTGCCGTGCCAAGCTGGACGCCGGCCAGTCGAAGGGAACCGTGCCCAATCCCCGGATGGACGTGAACGTCAACGCGAACCCGAAGATTCCCTTCGTGGCCGATGGAGTCGGCATGAAGCTTTACAAGCAGTTCGGACGCGGGTTGATCGCCGAACGGGACTTCCAAGTCGGGGACATCATTTTGGACGAGAAACCGACGTTGGTCACGAACGCGCTTGGCTATCGCTACACCAACTGCGCCAATTGTTCCACCGGGTTCAACCACAGTCTGTTGCCCTGTCCGGGTTGTGTTTCGTACATGTACTGCAGCGAGGAGTGCCTCCAAAGGGACAAACGGTTCGTCCATCGCTTCGAGTGTGGCATGGCGGAGAAGCTGCGCAACGCCATGTTCTGCTCGACAATAATCGGTCCGAAGCTGTTTTTCTACGGATTGACCCTGTTCGATGATGACCTGCAAGCTATGATGGATTACTGTCACGGCGAGACGGCCCACGGCCTGGGAAATCCGTTCGACATGGACTTCCGCACGAAGGACCAGCTCGACCAGTTCAAGGTTCTACACAAGGCCGGAGTTCACCACATCACGATCCTTGATCAAGTGCGCCGAGTTAGCGCCGCCGTGTTCTACGTGCTCTTCACCGAGCATTCTCCACTACTTAAACGCCTCGTCACAACCCAAGCTCAACGGGACTTCGTTCTCAACTGTTTCCTGGATTACACCCGCAAGTGTGGCGCCCTCCTACTGGATTCAACCGAAAGCAGCACCGTGTCCCTAGTCGGTTCCATCGTGAACCACTCCTGCGATCCGAACGCCGTCCTCACCATCCACGGTGGCCACATCAAGCTGGCCGTGCTGCGTTCCATCGCCAAAGGTGAACAAATTCTGGCCTCGTACGGACCAACCTGGTGGCAGCCCAAACCCGACTACGAGTCGTGCTACAAGTGCAAGTGCGTCGTCTGTACCAAACCGAGCTGGTCCATCAAGCAGGGCACACTTCCGCCGGCTGCCGTCCAGCATGACCGTCTCATTACGACGATCAGCTGCAGCCCCGAGGCGAACTTTGCCGATCGGCTGAACGTGATGCAGCAGTTTCTTAACCGTTACGCGGCGTTCCACGCGGATGTCGCCTACGGTGAAGTGCTCAAGCTGTACAATCTGATGCTGAAGGGAATGATCCAGCTGGATCTGACGACGGGCGAACGGGCCAAGGTCGCGGCAAGCTTGAAGTGA
- the LOC119767986 gene encoding uncharacterized protein LOC119767986, whose translation MNLIPGNEVPCNGPCRKRFHPATVNLDQTVADVLRTSNSKSSGLWWFCPECRQTVDLPLHYVTDLPTELLVMIFQHLDVDSLLEVRSTCHRWKDIVDQSYSLRKQFVVAFKRKVTMDETFQPENLLPASRTRLNQSKIICVESWWPAFGAALTELTLYHCEIGLSILLGMLREAPNLISLSLYGIEYSSVEEIEANFRLEKLEVLSCNRLFDIFRSIFPRLRVMDLAFDVSVEEGVKACRLLRSVQGTLKELECNFTQFMLEQIASMDQLQLTNIADRGEENLAVQLSLMQPLVRVLSITATNEVLMEIGRNLKNLQEISVTIAEDQSYFEPSFLAEMPELTSLSLSGQDRRYSSFKGFQSTNLSYLRLDAIYFIDSSLRNF comes from the exons ATGAATCTCATACCAGGCAACGAAGTTCCGTGCAATGGACCGTGCCGGAAGCGGTTCCATCCCGCCACCGTCAACCTGGATCAGACCGTCGCCGATGTGCTGCGCACGTCCAACAGCAAATCGTCTGGTTTGTGGTGGTTCTGTCCCGAGTGTCGCCAGACGGTTGACCTGCCCCTGCACTACGTAACGGATCTTCCCACGGAACTGCTGGTTATGATCTTCCAGCACTTGGACGTAGACTCTCTGCTGGAAGTTCGGTCAACGTGCCACCGTTGGAAGGACATCGTCGATCAGAGCTACTCCTTGCGCAAGCAATTCGTTGTCGCGTTCAAGAGAAAGGTCACAATGGATGAAACATTCCAGCCGGAGAATTTGCTTCCGGCTTCTCGTACGAGATTGAACCAGTCGAAGATAATCTGTGTCGAATCTTGGTGGCCTGCGTTTGGCGCTGCATTGACGGAACTGACATTGTATCATTGTGAAATTGGACTTTCGATTCTTCTGGGAATGCTGCGAGAGGCTCCCAATCTCATCAGCTTGAGTCTGTATGGCATCGAGTACAGTTCCGTAGAGGAAATTGAAGCGAATTTTCGGTTGGAAAAACTGGAAGTTCTATCCTGCAATCGACTGTTTGATATCTTTAGAAGCATTTTTCCACGATTGAGAGTGATGGATTTGGCATTCGACGTAAGCGTTGAGGAGGGAGTTAAAGCTTGCCGTTTGTTGAGATCGGTCCAAGGCACGTTGAAGGAGTTGGAGTGTAATTTTACGCAATTTATGCTGGAGCAGATTGCCAGTATGGACCAGCTTCAGTTGACAAATATAGCTGATCGTGGAGAAGAAAATTTAGCGGTGCAACTAAGCCTGATGCAGCCTTTGGTTAGAGTTCTCAGCATAACTGCTACGAACGAG GTTCTCATGGAAATTGGGCGGAATCTGAAGAACTTGCAGGAAATATCTGTCACCATCGCAGAAGATCAAAGTTATTTTGAGCCTTCGTTTCTGGCCGAAATGCCAGAGCTGACTTCTTTATCTCTCTCAGGCCAAGATAGACGGTACTCAAGCTTCAAAGGCTTTCAAAGTACCAATTTAAGCTACTTGAGGCTTGACGCTATTTACTTCATCGACAGCAGCCTGCGGAATTTTTGA
- the LOC119767689 gene encoding uncharacterized protein LOC119767689, which produces MDLSLANVIPCNGPCRKRFHPATVNLDQTVADVLRTSNGKSSGLWWFCPECRQTVDLPLHYVTDLSAKMLGMIFQYLDLDSLLEVRSTCHLWKDIVDQSYSLRKEFVVAFKRKVTMDETFQPENLLPASRTRLNQSKIICVESWWPTFGAALTELSLRYCEIGLPVLLGMLRATPNLISLSLDITEYNSDEVIGADFRLEKLESLFCRRVLDIFGDIFPRLRKVEFLLVEDDDNDEEMAACLLMRSVQGTLKNLSCYLTQFIVDQICSMDQLKLETVDDLSNSDLAVQLSQMQPSIRVLSCHAAVNEDLIDIGKNLKNLEELSAIMPPAEEYEEILVPSFLTEMPQLTKLTLTGEKDLYLNFERIKCSNLSYLSLDGFKVAGDSLRIFYKLLKSSKRSN; this is translated from the exons ATGGATCTCTCGCTGGCCAACGTGATTCCGTGCAATGGACCGTGCCGGAAGCGGTTCCATCCCGCCACCGTCAACCTGGATCAGACCGTCGCCGATGTGCTGCGCACGTCCAACGGCAAATCGTCCGGTTTGTGGTGGTTTTGCCCCGAGTGTCGCCAGACGGTTGACCTGCCCCTGCACTACGTAACGGATCTTTCCGCGAAAATGTTGGGTATGATCTTCCAGTACTTGGACTTAGACTCTCTGCTGGAAGTTCGGTCAACGTGCCACCTTTGGAAGGACATCGTCGATCAGAGCTACTCCTTGCGCAAGGAATTCGTTGTCGCGTTCAAGAGAAAGGTCACAATGGATGAAACATTCCAGCCGGAGAATTTGCTTCCGGCTTCTCGTACGAGATTGAACCAGTCGAAGATAATCTGTGTCGAATCTTGGTGGCCTACGTTTGGCGCTGCGTTGACGGAACTATCATTGCGTTACTGTGAAATCGGACTGCCAGTTCTGTTGGGAATGCTGCGAGCAACTCCCAATCTCATCAGCTTGAGTCTGGACATTACCGAGTACAATTCCGATGAGGTGATCGGGGCAGACTTTCGGCTGGAGAAGCTGGAATCTCTTTTCTGCAGACGAGTGTTAGATATCTTCGGAGACATTTTTCCACGTTTGAGAAAAGTGGAGTTTCTTCTAGTTGAAGATGACGACAATGATGAAGAAATGGCAGCTTGCCTTCTGATGAGATCGGTTCAAGGCACGCTGAAAAATTTAAGCTGTTACTTGACGCAATTTATTGTTGACCAGATCTGCTCCATGGACCAGCTCAAATTGGAAACGGTTGATGACCTTTCAAACTCTGATTTGGCAGTACAGCTGAGTCAAATGCAGCCTTCGATCAGAGTTCTGAGTTGCCATGCTGCTGTGAACGAG GATCTCATCGACATCGGGAAGAACCTGAAAAACCTTGAGGAACTATCTGCCATAATGCCACCTGCAGAGGAATATGAAGAAATATTGGTGCCATCGTTTCTGACCGAAATGCCTCAACTGACGAAGCTTACACTTACGGGAGAGAAAGATCTGTATTTAAACTTTGAACGTATTAAATGCTCCAACTTGAGCTACCTGAGCCTCGATGGGTTTAAAGTCGCCGGCGATAGTTTGCGGATTTTTTACAAGCTGCTCAAATCTTCAAAACGTTCAAATTAA